In the genome of Botrytis cinerea B05.10 chromosome 5, complete sequence, one region contains:
- the Bcpfa4 gene encoding Bcpfa4, with protein sequence MTQTRLFPLSKCRINKIADLAQPFCYFHMIFLVYGSQIVFHYLEPGSLGTQESVVFNASAWAMIWCYWKTCSVDPGEKGWVNKVASEIEKEEERDEKDVGESQGLEKIEWENVRWCKKCDAVKPARAHHCKQCKRCIPKMDHHCPWTNNCVSHTTFPHFIRFLFYAVLSLLILAYFLCIRISYIISESSLPSYLGPSTTSITLLFIISCSAGLSLFAMSLLFLRTAYSLATNIYMIEAWEIERHDAVIERSQTKNMRGYVYANGGRRVRVQKVEFPFDIGIWENIVQAMGSANIPMWFLPLAGGPGVESAGTWEENGFNDRVGMWPPPDPDKLGRRAGCSGVETIPMEEKVYGSVEEERDAFRQRQEADLKRWKKDDTGHGYYEEDDAEEENEDESEENVSEYEEGLDGEEGWTNSEGDRLRDYGVDEEADIVDEDDIPLGELIRRRKARNFESA encoded by the exons ATGACGCAAACGCGTCTTTTCCCTCTATCCAAATGTCGAATCAACAAGATAGCCGATCTCGCACAACCGTTTTGTTATTTTCACATGATCTTCCTCGTCTACGGATCCCAGATCGTGTTCCATTATCTCGAGCCCGGGTCTCTGGGTACTCAGGAGTCGGTGGTATTCAATGCAAGTGCGTGGGCTATGATATGGTGTTACTGGAAGACTTGTTCTGTCGATCCGGGGGAAAAGGGATGGGTCAATAAAGTTGCGAGTGAgattgagaaggaagaagagagggatgAGAAGGATGTTGGCGAAAGTCAAGGCTTAGAAAAAATTGAGTGGGAAAATGTGAGATGGTGTAAGAAATGTGACGCGGTGAAGCCGGCTAGAGCACATCATTGTAAACAATGTAAACG CTGCATACCCAAAATGGACCACCACTGTCCCTGGACCAACAACTGCGTCTCCCACACCACCTTTCCCCATTTCATCCGCTTCCTCTTCTACGCCGTACTttccctcctcatcctcgcCTACTTCCTCTGCATCCGCATCAGCTACATCATTTCCGAAAGTTCCCTGCCCTCCTATCTCGGACCCTCAACCACCTCCATCACCCTTCTCTTCATAATTAGCTGTTCTGCCGGGCTCTCCCTCTTCGCCATGTCCCTCCTCTTTCTGCGCACCGCCTACTCCCTCGCAACAAACATTTACATGATCGAAGCCTGGGAAATCGAACGCCACGACGCGGTTATCGAGCGTTCGCAAACCAAAAATATGCGCGGTTACGTCTATGCGAATGGCGGACGCAGAGTCCGGGTGCAGAAAGTGGAATTCCCCTTCGATATAGGTATTTGGGAGAATATTGTGCAGGCGATGGGGAGTGCGAATATACCGATGTGGTTTCTCCCACTTGCGGGGGGTCCAGGGGTAGAGAGTGCGGGGACGTGGGAGGAAAATGGTTTTAATGATAGGGTTGGTATGTGGCCGCCTCCAGATCCGGATAAGTTAGGAAGGAGAGCAGGATGTAGCGGTGTGGAAACGATTCCGATGGAAGAGAAAGTCTATGGAAGTGTAGAGGAAGAACGAGATGCATTTCGACAGCGTCAAGAAGCGGATTTGAAACGCTGGAAGAAAGATGATACAGGACATGGATACTATGAAGAAGACGACGCGGAGGAGGAGAACGAAGACGAAAGCGAAGAAAACGTAAGCGAATATGAAGAGGGACTCGACGGAGAAGAAGGCTGGACCAATTCAGAAGGCGATAGATTGAGAGATTATGGGGTAGATGAAGAAGCGGATATTGTGGATGAAGACGATATACCGTTGGGAGAATTGATACGACGACGTAAAGCGAGGAATTTTGAATCAGCGTGA
- the Bcqri1 gene encoding Bcqri1, with amino-acid sequence MASVQKVLDTLHMGGKAQAAPPKEPSSTELEQLKEKYAKAKQDQVFAFYDTLEVAEKAALYEQLSNFDPEYINKITDAALNPPKTQDADKETGLEPLPESATASILDSQAEDIEKWYETGLDLIAENKVAVVLMAGGQGTRLGSSAPKGCFNIGLPSEKSLFQIQAERIRRVQRLAHKKAGYAADKKVVVPWYVMTSGPTRGPTADYFEENKYFGLEKENVIIFEQGVLPCISNDGKILLESKGKVAVAPDGNGGIYQAIVTSNVMSDMTNRGIQHIHAYCVDNCLVKVADPVFIGFSASKDVDIATKVVRKRDATESVGLILLKNGKPDVVEYSEIDKDTAEAKDVKQPDVLKFRAANIVNHYYSFRFLESIPQWAHKLPHHVARKKIPYVDTEKGTTVKPEKPNGIKLEQFVFDVFPMLELNKFACMEVKREDEFSPLKNARGTGEDDPDTSKKHIMDQGKRWVQAAGATVVGESTDDGIEVSPLISYGGEGLEKLKGQTITAPAVLEKELS; translated from the exons ATGGCATCCGTTCAAAAAGTACTCGATACATTGCACATGGGAGGCAAGGCACAAGCTGCCCCTCCTAAAGAGCCCAGCTCCACCGAGCTTGAACAGCTTAAGGAGAAGTACGCCAAAGCAAAGCAAGACCAAGTTTTTGCATTTTACGATACCCTCGAAGTTGCAGAGAAAGCTGCTCTCTACGAACAGCTTTCCAATTTCGATCCTGAATATATCAACAAAATCACCGACGCAGCTCTAAACCCACCCAAAACCCAAGATGCCGACAAAGAAACTGGTCTCGAGCCACTCCCTGAGTCTGCGACTGCCAGTATCCTCGATTCACAAGctgaagatattgagaagtGGTATGAAAcgggtttggatttgattgctGAAAACAAGGTTGCAGTGGTACTTATGGCTGGTGGCCAAGGAACCCGTTTAGGAAGTTCAGCTCCAAAGGGCTGCTTCAATATTGGTCTACCTTCCGAAAAATCCCTTTTCCAAATACAGGCAGAACGTATCCGCAGAGTTCAGAGATTGGCACATAAGAAGGCTGGTTATGCAGCGGATAAAAAGGTGGTGGTTCCATGGTATGTGATGACCAGCGGACCAACTCGAGGACCTACCGCAGACTACTTTGAGGAAAATAAATACTTTGGcttggaaaaggagaatgTTATTATCTTCGAACAAGGTGTTCTTCCTTGCATTTCGAATGATGGTAAGATTCTCCTGGAGAGTAAGGGTAAGGTTGCTGTTGCACCAGATGGAAACGGTGGTATCTACCAAGCCATTGTCACATCAAATGTTATGTCTGACATGACCAACCGGGGTATTCAACACATTCACGCTTACTGCGTCGACAACTGTCTCGTCAAAGTCGCAGATCCAGTATTCATTGGGTTTTCAGCTTCTAAAGATGTCGACATTGCTACAAAGGTTGTGCGAAAGAGAGATGCCACCGAATCTGTTGGTCTGATCCTTCTCAAGAATGGCAAGCCAGATGTTGTTGAATATTCTGAAATCGACAAGGATACTGCTGAAGCTAAAGATGTCAAGCAACCAGATGTCCTGAAGTTCAGAGCAGCAAACATCGTCAACCACTATTACTCTTTTCGATTCTTGGAATCGATCCCTCAATGGGCCCACAAATTACCTCACCATGttgcaagaaagaagattccTTACGTGGATACTGAGAAGGGTACAACTGTCAAACCTGAGAAGCCAAATGGTATCAAACTTGAGCAATTTGTCTTTGATGTATTCCCAATGTTGGAACTTAACAAATTTGCTTGTATGGAAGTCAAACGTGAGGATGAGTTCTCACCACTGAAGAACGCGAGGGGTACTGGCGAAGATGATCCAGATACTAGTAAGAAACATATTATGGATCAAGGAAAACGATGGGTGCAAGCTGCAGGTGCTACTGTTGTCGGCGAGAGTACCGATGATGGCATCGAAGTTTCTCCATTGATCAGTTAC GGTGGAGAAGGATTGGAGAAGTTGAAGGGTCAGACCATCACTGCCCCAGCTGTTTTGGAGAAGGAGCTGTCATAA
- the Bcyim1 gene encoding Bcyim1: protein MTSLPSTYRALRFGTLAGPLTIEEQDISSIQTPKTLLIKVHFASINPVDTQLWRAGIVSVVSGSKGMGRDFSGTIVAIGDQVKGNWSVGDEVFGLLFQVFGQGTFSQYIAVNPASDPVVKKPNCLSHEAAASIPLVALTMFAALDWLPAARSNSQRKVIVRGASGGCGSWAVQSKSLYDCHVTAICSTKNIEYVKSLGADETIDYTSQPVLQTLINSKNNSTEYDLLIDCVGGTDLIPSYQTLLHPHGAYTTIVGDKTDVKGLGGPVTFFKNPIQIWRYISGFIWGPRYAVISLHTKSEYLEKIVGLAERGEVQVEIQEVIKDALNEETEGWMRAIEIIESARVKGKVVLEIL from the exons ATGACATCTCTTCCTTCAACCTACAGAGCTCTACGCTTCGGTACTCTTGCGGGCCCTCTTACCATCGAGGAACAAGACATCTCATCGATCCAAACTCCCAAAACTCTCTTGATCAAAGTCCATTTCGCATCTATAAATCCCGTTGATACACAATTATGGCGGGCAGGTATAGTGTCCGTAGTCTCTGGCTCGAAAGGCATGGGGCGTGATTTCTCCGGCACTATTGTAGCCATTGGAGATCAGGTGAAGGGGAATTGGTCTGTTGGAGACGAGGTCTTTGGATTGTTGTTTCAAGTT TTCGGCCAAGGAACTTTCAGTCAATACATTGCTGTTAATCCAGCTTCAGACCCAGTGGTCAAAAAACCTAACTGTTTGTCTCATGAAGCCGCGGCATCGATTCCTCTCGTTGCATTGACCATGTTTGCGGCTTTGGATTGGCTTCCCGCAGCTAGGAGTAATTCGCAAAGAAAAGTGATTGTACGAGGAGCATCAGGAGGGTGTGGTTCATGGGCTGTTCAAT CGAAAAGCCTATACGACTGTCACGTCACAGCCATCTGCTCCACCAAAAATATTGAGTATGTTAAAAGTCTAGGAGCAGACGAAACAATAGATTATACCTCCCAGCCAGTTTTACAGACATTAATCAACAGCAAAAACAATTCAACAGAATACGATCTACTAATAGATTGTGTGGGAGGAACAGACCTCATACCATCTTAC CAAactcttctccatccccacGGCGCCTACACAACCATCGTAGGCGACAAAACCGACGTGAAAGGCCTCGGCGGACCCGTGACCTTCTTTAAAAACCCCATTCAAATCTGGCGTTACATATCCGGTTTCATATGGGGTCCTCGTTATGCCGTGATATCCCTGCATACCAAATCCGagtatttggaaaagataGTGGGGTTGGctgagagaggagaggtgcAGGTTGAGATTCAGGAGGTGATTAAAGATGCGTTGAATGAGGAGACggagggatggatgagaGCTATCGAGATTATTGAGAGTGCGAGGGTTAAGGGGAAGGTTGTTCTGGAGATATTGTGA
- the Bckap120 gene encoding Bckap120, which produces MAFAIEVPGEAAPLNPQQVYLALQSAGSSQQLAIQTGTQQLEAWKTQRGYYTLLQAVYLDKSLPSEVRYLAVIQLKNGIDKYWRKTAPNAITAEEKENIRSHLLESGFEESDPQLALQNALVISKVVRVDYPMDWPDVLTNLIRMLRTANETNQLHLQRGMLILLQIVKELATARLRRSQTSLQSVTPEMVFLLSGIYTQKVSQWLGLFAENSSGDQGSAINAMENSLIAIKILRRLLIVGYEFPNHDKDVQQIWQQSQQQFGQLLTIVNEESTVLASPAKELAEKHLVQFAKLHVQMSNTHPAAFALLPNSIDLVRGYWGFVSKFGDSYGSATQDFSAKALATDGGSKQDRPIMEKLCLKGLTLLRACMKMVFSPTQSFKYRTPEIKEEQRQAVAFLKSQLLSEQLIAEMASVIVTKFFVFRQVDLEAWEEDEDEWEIREEGGGDTWEFEVRPCAEKLFMDLVINFKDLLVAPLLQYFQSVTGSNGQSVVTKDAVYTAMGLSAAVIHQSFDFDTFLTSTLVNDVQQTGQSWKVLRRRIAILLGQWIPVRISQANRPLVYQIFQHLLKSEDETNDHVVRITAARQFKAIVDDFEFHVEPFLPYAPDILGRTMALIQEVENTETKLVILETIRMIAIRLETHISPYADQIVSILPGLWEASGEEHLLKQAILTIMSTLVSCMQGQSERYHSLILPLIQRAVEPGSEMQVYLMEEALDLWAQILAQSSSPASPEVLALIDCAFPLLELGSDHLRVILGIVNEYILLAPEAMLGDANRLRIVSYMTSLLGVTKRDLAGLVTTTVEDLIRAAEKLGGSNGVTQITKDLHECGYTEKIFSGLRDAWEAHQTTGPERKYPKLDDVVETDYFTILARIALADPTVFANLLMSIDNDLENIWKWLSEEWFHHFDSMANIERQKLSCLALTRLLELPSPMTQIILSKLQDFFSMWTSVISEMMAGRDDIGGDNLIWGEQQAFEGETQEDKRKREWNMVDLVHRVNAWEFVKARLGEVVRACGGEENFEREFASNVDRDVLEGWGKLGEKREFD; this is translated from the exons ATGGCGTTTGCGATCGAAGTTCCTGGGGAGGCAGCTCCTCTGAATCCTCAACAGGTATATCTAGCCTTGCAGTCGGCAGGGTCCTCGCAACAGCTAGCTATCCAAACTGGGACGCAACAACTAGAAGCTTGGAAGACACAGCGAGGATACTATACTTTACTGCAG GCAGTATATCTCGATAAGTCCCTACCCTCCGAAGTAAGATATCTTGCCGTCATACAATTGAAAAATGGCATCGATAAATACTGGCGAAAGACAGCTCCAAATGCTATTACTGccgaggagaaagagaacatTCGATCACATCTGCTAGAAAGTGGATTCGAAGAGTCCGATCCTCAACTTGCTCTACAAAATGCCTTGGTGATTTCGAAAGTAGTCCGAGTGGATTATCCTATGGATTGGCCGGATGTCCTTACGAATTTGATTAGAATGCTACGAACTGCAAACGAAACAAATCAACTTCATCTGCAAAGAGGAATGTTGATATTGCTACAGATTGTGAAAGAGCTGGCTACCGCCCGATTAAGAAGGTCTCAGACGAGCTTACAATCAGTCACGCCGGAGATGGTATTCTTGTTGAGCGGCATTTATACACAAAAGGTTTCACAATGGCTTGGGTTATTTGCTGAGAACTCTTCAGGTGATCAAGGGAGTGCTATAAATGCTATGGAAAACAGTCTGATTGCGATCAAAATTCTTCGACGACTTCTCATTGTGGGTTATGAATTTCCAAATCATGATAAGGATGTTCAGCAAATATGGCAACAATCGCAACAACAGTTTGGTCAACTCCTCACAATAGTAAATGAAGAATCTACAGTTTTGGCATCACCTGCTAAGGAACTAGCTGAGAAGCACCTCGTACAATTTGCAAAACTACATGTCCAAATGTCAAATACACATCCTGCTGCATTCGCACTCTTGCCTAATTCTATAGATTTGGTAAGAGGATATTGGGGATTCGTTTCTAAATTTGGAGATTCTTATGGGTCAGCAACACAGGATTTCAGTGCCAAAGCGTTGGCAACTGATGGTGGATCAAAACAAGATAGACCGATCATGGAGAAGTTATGTCTAAAAGGTCTCACTCTATTGCGAGCTTGTATGAAGATGGTATTTAGTCCAACACAATCCTTCAAATACCGAACTCCCGAAATTAAAGAAGAACAGCGACAAGCTGTAGCATTCCTCAAATCGCAATTGCTTTCTGAACAACTAATAGCCGAAATGGCAAGTGTTATCGTTACTAAATTCTTCGTTTTTCGTCAAGTTGATCTAGAAGCttgggaagaagatgaggatgagtgGGAGATACGTGAAGAAGGTGGTGGAGATACTTGGGAATTTGAAGTTCGACCTTGTGCGGAAAAGTTATTCATGGACCTCGTCATCAACTTCAAAGATCTTCTAGTGGCACCACTGTTACAATACTTCCAATCGGTTACAGGTAGTAATGGGCAATCTGTTGTCACCAAGGATGCTGTGTACACTGCCATGGGATTATCTGCTGCTGTTATACATCAAAGCTTTGACTTCGATACCTTCCTTACTTCAACTTTAGTTAATGACGTTCAACAAACCGGTCAAAGCTGGAAGGTACTTCGTCGACGAATTGCCATTCTACTTGGCCAATGGATTCCTGTCAGAATATCACAAGCTAATAGACCATTGgtatatcaaatctttcaacatcttcttaAATCAGAAGATGAAACCAATGATCATGTCGTTCGCATTACTGCAGCTCGTCAGTTCAAGGCGATTGTCGATGATTTCGAATTTCACGTTGAACCTTTTCTACCATATGCTCCCGATATTCTTGGTCGTACTATGGCTTTAATTCAAGAGGTTGAGAATACGGAAACAAAATTGGTGATATTGGAAACGATCAGAATGATTGCTATCAGGTTAGAAACTCACATCTCTCCGTATGCAGATCAAATTGTTTCTATTCTACCAGGTCTTTGGGAAGCTTCTGGAGAAGAACATCTTCTCAAACAGGCTATATTAACAATCATGTCTACTCTTGTATCTTGTATGCAAGGACAATCTGAACGATATCACTCACTAATCTTACCTTTAATTCAACGAGCTGTGGAACCCGGTTCAGAAATGCAAGTCTACCTGATGGAAGAAGCTCTTGACTTGTGGGCACAAATCCTCGCCCAATCATCGTCACCTGCATCCCCTGAGGTTCTAGCTCTCATTGACTGCGCATTTCCTCTACTTGAACTCGGTTCTGATCATCTTCGAGTCATTCTTGGCATCGTGAAcgaatatattttattagcACCAGAAGCTATGCTGGGTGATGCAAATCGACTTCGAATTGTTTCATACATGACCAGCTTATTAGGAGTCACCAAGCGTGATCTTGCCGGCCTTGTCACAACAACCGTCGAGGACTTGATTCGTGCTGCTGAAAAATTAGGAGGTTCAAATGGTGTTacacaaatcacaaaagaCCTACACGAATGTGGATATACGGAAAAGATCTTCTCGGGACTTCGCGATGCTTGGGAAGCCCATCAAACTACTGGTCCCGAACGTAAATATCCCAAATTAGATGACGTAGTTGAGACAGATTACTTTACCATTCTGGCTCGCATCGCACTAGCAGATCCAACTGTTTTCGCTAATCTCCTTATGAGTATCGACAATGATCTTGAGAATATTTGGAAATGGTTAAGTGAAGAGTGGTTCCATCATTTCGACAGTATGGCCAATATCGAAAGACAAAAGTTGAGCTGTCTGGCTTTGACACGTCTTTTGGAGTTACCTTCTCCAATGACGCAAATCATTCTTTCGAAACTtcaagatttcttttcaatgtGGACAAGTGTTATTAGTGAGATGATGGCGGGGAGAGATGATATTGGAGGAGATAATTTGATATGGGGAGAACAACAAGCGTTTGAGGGTGAGACTCAGGAGGataagagaaagagggaatgGAATATGGTGGATCTGGTTCATAGGGTTAATGCGTGGGAATTTGTAAAGGCGAGATTGGGGGAGGTGGTCAGGGCTTGtgggggagaagagaattttgaaaggGAATTTGCGAGTAATGTTGATAGAGACGTATTGGAAGGGTGGGGAAAgttgggagagaagagggaattTGATTAG